One part of the Chlamydiota bacterium genome encodes these proteins:
- the asnB gene encoding asparagine synthase (glutamine-hydrolyzing), giving the protein MCGICGIVYGDRERAVDRATLEAMTRLMAHRGPDGEGFHLDGPVGLGHRRLSVIDVEGGVQPMTNEDGTLWLVYNGEIYNFRELTEELKAGGHRFRTRCDTEVILHLYEEHGTGCLERLRGMFSFALWDGRRRRLFCARDRLGVKPFFYRHAGSDFIFASGPAPILSHPGVERRVDLEALDLYLTYQYVPAPFSIFARMHKLPPAHFLVLENGNVTVERYWEANPERPLEIGYDEARARLRDLLVEATRLRLVSDVPLGAFLSGGIDSSIVVALMSREGGAQVKTFSIGFDDERYNELPYARMVAKRYGTDHHELIVKPDAVGLLPKLVRHYGEPFADSSALPTYHVARMSRREVTVALNGDAGDELFAGYDRYRAFSLAGRMGAIPGAAPLGRTLARFLAGAPRDSLRDRARRFAESFGLPGPARYLRYVAYFGEEEKARLYAPRFREAAGAFDAPGQIRRIYEACRIHDETARLLFTDLCSYLPGDLLVKVDIATMAVSLEARSPFLDHRLVEFAAALPTRWKISGGEGKRILRDACADLLPGEILRRGKQGFGVPISRWFRGELGEYLREILLDPSSLGRGYFDPARVRELVDHHQRGFRDHSYRLWALLALELWHREFIDGGGGA; this is encoded by the coding sequence GTGTGCGGAATCTGCGGGATCGTCTACGGCGACCGGGAGAGGGCGGTCGATCGCGCCACGCTCGAGGCGATGACGCGCCTGATGGCGCACCGCGGCCCCGACGGCGAGGGCTTTCACCTCGACGGCCCGGTGGGCCTCGGGCACCGGCGCCTGAGCGTCATCGACGTCGAGGGCGGCGTCCAGCCGATGACGAACGAGGACGGCACGCTCTGGCTGGTCTACAACGGGGAGATCTACAACTTCCGGGAGCTCACCGAGGAACTGAAGGCCGGCGGGCACCGCTTCCGCACCCGCTGCGACACGGAGGTGATCCTCCATCTGTACGAGGAGCATGGCACCGGGTGCCTGGAGCGGCTCCGCGGGATGTTCTCGTTCGCCCTCTGGGACGGGCGTCGTCGTCGTCTCTTCTGCGCCCGGGACCGTCTCGGCGTCAAGCCGTTCTTCTATCGGCACGCGGGGAGCGACTTCATCTTCGCCTCGGGCCCCGCGCCGATCCTCAGCCATCCCGGCGTCGAGCGCCGCGTAGACCTCGAGGCGCTCGACCTCTATTTGACCTACCAGTACGTCCCCGCGCCGTTCTCGATCTTCGCCCGGATGCACAAGCTCCCCCCCGCGCATTTCCTCGTGCTCGAGAACGGCAACGTCACGGTCGAGCGGTACTGGGAGGCGAACCCGGAGCGCCCCCTCGAGATCGGCTACGACGAGGCGCGGGCGCGCCTGCGTGATCTCCTCGTCGAGGCGACCCGCCTCCGGCTCGTCAGCGACGTGCCGCTGGGGGCGTTTCTGAGCGGGGGGATCGACTCGAGCATCGTGGTCGCCCTGATGAGCCGGGAGGGGGGCGCGCAGGTCAAGACCTTCTCGATCGGCTTCGACGACGAGCGCTACAACGAGCTCCCCTACGCCCGGATGGTCGCGAAGCGGTACGGCACCGACCACCATGAGCTCATCGTGAAACCCGACGCCGTCGGCCTCCTCCCGAAGCTTGTCCGGCACTACGGCGAGCCGTTCGCGGACTCCTCCGCGCTCCCGACCTACCACGTCGCCAGGATGAGCCGCCGCGAGGTCACGGTGGCCTTGAACGGCGACGCGGGCGACGAGCTGTTCGCCGGCTACGACCGATACCGCGCCTTCTCCCTCGCCGGCCGGATGGGGGCCATACCGGGCGCCGCGCCGCTCGGACGGACGCTCGCCCGGTTTCTCGCCGGCGCACCGCGCGACAGCCTCCGGGACCGCGCGCGGCGGTTCGCCGAGTCGTTCGGCCTCCCGGGGCCCGCCCGGTACCTGCGCTATGTGGCCTACTTCGGAGAGGAGGAGAAGGCCCGACTCTACGCGCCGCGGTTCCGGGAGGCGGCGGGCGCCTTCGACGCCCCCGGCCAGATTCGCCGTATCTACGAGGCGTGCCGGATACACGACGAGACCGCCCGGCTCCTCTTCACCGACCTGTGCAGCTACCTCCCCGGCGATCTCCTGGTGAAGGTGGACATCGCCACGATGGCGGTCTCCCTCGAGGCCCGGTCCCCGTTCCTCGACCATCGCCTCGTCGAATTCGCCGCCGCGCTCCCCACGCGGTGGAAAATCTCGGGCGGGGAGGGGAAGCGGATCCTCCGTGACGCCTGCGCGGATCTGCTGCCTGGGGAGATCCTCCGCCGCGGGAAGCAGGGATTCGGCGTTCCGATCAGCCGCTGGTTCCGCGGCGAGCTCGGCGAATATCTCCGGGAGATTCTGCTCGACCCCTCCAGCCTCGGGCGCGGCTACTTCGATCCGGCCCGCGTGCGGGAGCTTGTCGACCATCACCAGCGCGGGTTCCGCGACCACAGCTACCGGCTCTGGGCCCTCCTGGCGCTCGAGCTGTGGCACCGCGAGTTCATCGACGGCGGGGGGGGCGCGTGA
- a CDS encoding glycosyltransferase family 4 protein, whose protein sequence is MNPRPARILRIITRLNIGGPSINAIALSAGLPRDRFETVLVCGRPGVAEGNLASRARERGIRLIEIRSLRRDPSPVADAAALARLIEIVRRERPDIVHTHLAKAGALGRIAAKTVPGIRTVHTFHGHVFSGYFTPARTRIFLAVERLLARGTDKIIALSEAQRAELVGACRIGRPGQYAVIPLGLDLERFAASRALRGSLRRELGLEPEASVITLAGRLAPVKDHRLFLAAARLVLAARPRAVFLVVGDGEERPSLEREARTSGLADAVRFTGWRDDLDRVYADSDLVVLTSRNEGTPVSLIEASAAGRPIVATAVGGVGDVVRDGGSGLLAAGRDPAEIAALILRLLDDPARAAAMGEEGRRFVLERFTSARLVRDVGELYGRLLEEGGAG, encoded by the coding sequence GTGAACCCCCGCCCGGCCAGGATCCTCCGGATCATCACCCGTTTGAATATCGGGGGCCCGTCGATCAACGCCATCGCACTGAGCGCCGGCCTCCCCCGGGACAGGTTCGAGACCGTGCTCGTCTGCGGCCGGCCGGGCGTGGCGGAGGGGAACCTGGCGTCCCGGGCGCGGGAGCGCGGGATACGGCTGATCGAGATCCGCTCCCTGCGGCGCGATCCCTCGCCCGTGGCGGACGCCGCCGCGCTGGCCCGGCTCATCGAGATCGTCCGCCGCGAGAGGCCCGACATCGTCCACACGCATCTCGCCAAGGCCGGCGCGCTCGGCCGCATTGCCGCGAAAACCGTCCCGGGCATCCGGACCGTCCACACCTTCCACGGGCACGTCTTCAGCGGCTACTTCACCCCCGCACGCACGCGAATCTTCCTCGCCGTCGAACGGCTGCTGGCGCGTGGCACGGACAAGATCATCGCCCTCTCGGAGGCCCAGCGGGCCGAGCTCGTCGGCGCCTGCCGCATCGGCCGACCCGGGCAGTACGCGGTCATTCCGCTGGGGCTCGACCTCGAACGGTTCGCGGCGAGCCGGGCCCTCCGGGGCTCCCTGCGCAGGGAGCTCGGCCTGGAGCCGGAGGCGTCCGTGATCACGCTGGCGGGGCGCCTTGCGCCGGTCAAGGACCACCGTCTCTTTCTCGCCGCGGCGCGCCTCGTCCTCGCGGCGCGGCCGCGGGCGGTCTTCCTCGTCGTCGGCGACGGCGAGGAGCGGCCGTCGCTCGAGCGGGAGGCGCGCACGAGCGGGCTCGCGGACGCGGTGCGGTTCACCGGCTGGCGCGACGACCTCGACCGCGTCTACGCGGACTCCGACCTGGTGGTCCTCACCTCGCGGAACGAGGGGACGCCGGTCAGCCTGATCGAGGCGTCCGCGGCGGGGCGCCCGATCGTCGCGACGGCGGTCGGCGGCGTCGGGGACGTCGTGCGGGACGGCGGGAGCGGCCTCCTCGCCGCCGGCCGCGACCCGGCGGAGATCGCCGCCCTGATCCTGCGGCTCCTCGACGACCCCGCGCGCGCGGCCGCGATGGGGGAGGAGGGGAGGAGGTTCGTCCTCGAGCGGTTCACGAGCGCGAGGCTCGTCCGCGACGTTGGGGAGCTGTACGGGCGCCTCCTGGAGGAAGGGGGTGCGGGGTGA
- a CDS encoding class I SAM-dependent methyltransferase, with product MSETETAFEFGRNWERFVARALDDGRIDIARRHILEFLELPDLRGRSFIDVGCGSGLSSRAALDAGAARIISFDCDPDSVRATERVREMSGNPPHWAVVRGSVLDDAFIASLGRADIVYAWGVLHHTGRMWDAVERASRLVADGGLFYLALYTTTPQSTHWVRVKKRYNAASPARRRLMEAAYFLRHTCASNLVRGKSPLAFIRHYRRSRGMSYLTDVRDWLGGWPYEDAEIGEVLHFCNRKLGLELRNIRTGEANTEYLFKGSMAEG from the coding sequence GTGAGCGAAACGGAGACGGCGTTCGAGTTCGGGCGGAACTGGGAGCGGTTCGTCGCGCGCGCCCTCGACGACGGGCGGATCGACATCGCGCGCCGGCATATCCTGGAGTTCCTCGAACTGCCGGACCTCCGCGGCCGTTCGTTCATCGACGTCGGGTGCGGGAGCGGGCTCTCCTCGCGCGCCGCCCTCGACGCGGGGGCGGCGAGGATCATAAGCTTCGATTGCGATCCCGATTCGGTGCGCGCAACCGAACGGGTGCGGGAAATGAGCGGGAACCCGCCGCACTGGGCCGTGGTGCGCGGCTCCGTCCTCGACGACGCGTTCATCGCCTCGCTCGGCCGCGCGGATATCGTCTACGCCTGGGGGGTGCTCCACCACACCGGCCGGATGTGGGACGCCGTCGAGCGCGCATCCCGGCTCGTCGCCGACGGCGGGCTGTTCTACCTCGCGCTCTACACCACGACCCCGCAGTCGACGCACTGGGTACGGGTGAAGAAACGGTATAACGCGGCCTCGCCGGCGCGCAGGCGGCTCATGGAGGCCGCGTATTTCCTGCGCCACACCTGCGCGTCCAACCTTGTGCGCGGGAAAAGCCCCCTCGCCTTCATCCGACACTACCGGAGGTCGCGCGGGATGTCGTACCTGACGGACGTGCGGGACTGGCTGGGGGGGTGGCCGTACGAGGATGCGGAGATCGGGGAGGTGCTGCATTTCTGCAACAGGAAACTCGGCCTCGAGCTGCGCAACATCCGGACCGGCGAGGCCAATACCGAGTACCTGTTCAAAGGCTCCATGGCGGAAGGATAG
- a CDS encoding undecaprenyl/decaprenyl-phosphate alpha-N-acetylglucosaminyl 1-phosphate transferase encodes MWAAVYLYLFVSALFLSLLLTPLARRAALRAGMVDVPGARKAHRRPTPLLGGLAIFAAVALVILLNAALAFLASRGGPLAARVPAGLSPYLAGALSAFPRLAAILLGGLIVLLLGIRDDAVDLPPGRKLLGQLFVAVSMAALGVRITLFIPSAFVGAVVTVAWIVVVVNSFNLLDNMDGLCAGVALIASALMGGISALNGNCFIASLFAVLAGALLGFLRYNFPPASIFMGDAGSMCIGYLIAVLSVMQTWYRPAEAGPLAVAMPLVILAVPLYDTLSVVGIRLSRGESIFRADRRHFSHRLVKLGMSARGAVLFVWLVSLCTGLSAFFLPRVGWRGGAVVFVQVAMVVSVIAILEYFGAGKNGNRHEGG; translated from the coding sequence ATGTGGGCCGCCGTCTACCTTTACCTGTTCGTCTCCGCGCTCTTTTTGAGCCTGCTCCTCACGCCGCTCGCGCGGCGCGCGGCGCTCCGGGCCGGGATGGTGGACGTCCCCGGCGCGAGGAAGGCGCACCGCAGGCCGACGCCCCTCCTCGGCGGCCTCGCGATCTTCGCCGCCGTCGCCCTCGTCATCCTCCTCAACGCCGCCCTCGCCTTTCTCGCCTCCCGCGGCGGCCCGCTCGCGGCGCGGGTCCCCGCCGGCCTCTCGCCGTACCTCGCGGGCGCCCTCTCGGCCTTCCCGAGGCTGGCGGCGATCCTCCTCGGCGGACTCATCGTCCTCCTGCTCGGCATCCGCGACGACGCGGTCGACCTCCCGCCCGGCCGCAAGCTTCTCGGGCAGCTGTTCGTGGCGGTCTCGATGGCCGCCCTCGGCGTGCGTATCACCCTCTTCATCCCGAGCGCTTTCGTCGGGGCGGTCGTCACGGTCGCCTGGATCGTAGTCGTCGTCAACTCGTTCAACCTGCTCGACAACATGGACGGCCTCTGCGCGGGCGTCGCCCTCATCGCCTCGGCCCTGATGGGCGGCATCTCCGCGCTCAACGGCAACTGCTTCATCGCCTCCCTGTTCGCCGTTCTGGCCGGGGCGCTCCTCGGTTTCCTGCGCTACAACTTCCCCCCCGCCTCGATCTTCATGGGGGACGCGGGGAGCATGTGCATCGGCTACCTGATCGCCGTGCTGAGCGTGATGCAGACCTGGTACCGGCCCGCCGAGGCCGGCCCGCTCGCCGTGGCGATGCCGCTCGTCATCCTCGCCGTCCCCCTCTACGACACCCTGTCGGTCGTCGGCATCCGTCTCTCGCGCGGGGAGAGCATCTTCCGGGCCGACCGCCGCCACTTCTCGCACCGCCTCGTCAAGCTCGGGATGAGCGCGCGGGGGGCGGTCCTCTTCGTCTGGCTCGTCTCCCTCTGCACCGGGCTCTCCGCCTTCTTCCTGCCGCGCGTCGGCTGGAGGGGCGGGGCCGTCGTCTTCGTCCAGGTCGCCATGGTCGTCTCCGTGATCGCCATCCTCGAGTATTTTGGCGCGGGGAAAAACGGGAACCGGCATGAAGGCGGATAG
- a CDS encoding radical SAM protein gives MKADRTAPYDAWLHWYLSERCTLNCDFCSYVPPSGLPKPVAPVTVIDIPALLRTLERAGRVFKISFTGAGEPFLVPNIVEACRRLTERHYVEFVTNLTPPAVERFACTIDPARVTVIHASLHSAALEQRGLLETYIRHFLLLKENGFALRCAELAHPALLRGVPALRSRLGARGIELSFFPFFGSYRGKRYPNAFSAGELAVFGLGPDDLRIFSPDGRLCNAGYNVAVVRENGEIRPCDALGERLGNIYSGIRFRRGLLRCPFGRCVCPLDVYDPRLFAAAKEAHSSAPLGALRAWAAGRGAAMRDLLPHAVKRGARRVVPEPVLAFRRRWRARRRAGGAGA, from the coding sequence ATGAAGGCGGATAGAACGGCGCCGTATGACGCCTGGCTGCACTGGTACCTGTCCGAGCGGTGCACCCTCAACTGCGACTTCTGCAGCTACGTCCCCCCGAGCGGCCTGCCGAAGCCCGTGGCCCCGGTGACGGTGATCGACATACCCGCCCTCCTGCGCACGCTCGAACGCGCCGGCAGGGTCTTCAAGATAAGCTTCACCGGCGCGGGCGAGCCTTTCCTGGTGCCGAACATCGTGGAGGCGTGCCGACGGCTCACGGAGCGGCACTACGTCGAATTCGTCACCAACCTGACCCCCCCCGCGGTCGAGCGATTCGCCTGCACGATCGATCCGGCGCGGGTCACCGTCATCCACGCCTCCCTGCACAGCGCGGCGCTCGAACAACGCGGCCTGCTGGAGACCTACATCCGCCACTTCCTGCTGCTGAAGGAGAACGGGTTCGCCCTCAGGTGCGCGGAGCTGGCGCATCCGGCGCTGCTGCGGGGGGTCCCCGCGCTGCGCTCCCGACTCGGGGCGCGGGGGATCGAACTGTCCTTCTTCCCGTTCTTCGGATCGTACCGCGGGAAACGGTACCCGAACGCCTTCAGCGCCGGGGAGCTGGCGGTGTTCGGCCTCGGCCCCGACGACCTGCGCATCTTCTCCCCCGACGGGCGGTTGTGCAACGCGGGGTACAACGTCGCCGTGGTCAGGGAGAACGGCGAGATCCGGCCGTGCGACGCGCTCGGGGAGCGGCTTGGGAACATCTACTCGGGCATCCGCTTCAGGAGGGGGCTGCTGCGCTGCCCGTTCGGCAGGTGCGTCTGCCCGCTGGATGTGTACGACCCGCGCCTGTTCGCCGCGGCGAAGGAGGCGCACTCCTCGGCGCCACTGGGCGCCCTGCGCGCGTGGGCGGCGGGAAGAGGCGCGGCGATGCGGGACCTGCTCCCCCATGCCGTGAAGCGAGGCGCGCGCCGCGTCGTGCCGGAGCCGGTTCTGGCGTTCCGGCGCCGCTGGCGGGCGCGGAGGCGAGCGGGGGGCGCGGGTGCATAA
- a CDS encoding O-antigen ligase family protein: protein MHNPRLEANRFLDAARVAAALLLGGLLVVRLLWTGVTYPESDAFVSIAALALLAALLAAVGCAGGEWRLRASADGGAFLYLLVLVALSIAAPRRWLARGVLLQAAACTAAYLVAADAAVSRRARLLLCAAFITGTLAVALYGLYQHFQGFEETRLAFAAAGGARADQDSAFAIRLRSGAVFSTFFYPNALAGFLVVAIPFAASIPLLRREDASPVVSAGCLGLLAAATAAWGFLPGLRGKPLLFAGLFLAASALAACVRVAELRAGRLLRAFLLLSPAALAVWAILLTDSEGAWLSLAAACALGALLLSGRLIAAGALFLAVAVLFAALLLTGTLPDGLARSLDVRMDYWRAAAAIWREHPLAGLGPGTFAGAYPAYRLPGSEEGRMAHSAYLGLAAETGAAGLAAFLAMAGAWLVSLHAGARKGEPLAAAAFVAVCAFLMHNAGDVGLTVPGTTFALWYLAGLGAGAATRPGERRRLSRAAGVSLAALLLAAAAGGVAPRARAEIRRLAAERLAGAGRRAEALAEMEKALLAEPDNADYWLRNAALEAHRGGDRHALPSYARAASLGRGIPTYHLQHAFCLWRLSKADADPRLAAAAIAELQEAVRCNPHDFDYRLLLGHWLEITGQGEASLIEYRRGLALVETARAKPHRTRRHGPAAMERLQAAIIAKIEEAEREAAPPAAEGER, encoded by the coding sequence GTGCATAATCCCCGTCTCGAGGCGAACCGGTTTCTCGACGCGGCGCGCGTCGCCGCGGCGCTCCTGCTCGGGGGGCTGCTCGTCGTCCGTCTCCTCTGGACGGGCGTGACCTATCCCGAGAGCGACGCGTTCGTCTCCATCGCGGCCCTCGCGCTACTCGCGGCGCTGCTCGCGGCGGTCGGCTGCGCGGGGGGGGAGTGGCGGCTGCGCGCCTCCGCGGACGGGGGCGCCTTCCTCTACCTGCTCGTGCTCGTCGCCCTCTCCATCGCCGCCCCGCGCCGCTGGCTGGCGCGGGGCGTCCTCCTGCAGGCCGCCGCCTGCACCGCCGCCTACCTCGTCGCCGCCGACGCCGCCGTCTCCCGCCGCGCGCGCCTCCTCCTCTGCGCCGCCTTCATAACCGGGACGTTGGCCGTCGCCCTCTACGGCCTCTACCAGCATTTTCAAGGATTCGAGGAGACGCGCCTGGCGTTCGCCGCGGCGGGGGGCGCGCGGGCGGACCAGGACTCCGCGTTCGCGATCCGTCTGCGTTCCGGGGCGGTCTTCTCGACCTTCTTCTACCCGAACGCGCTCGCGGGGTTTCTCGTCGTGGCGATCCCGTTCGCGGCCTCGATCCCCCTGCTGCGGAGGGAGGATGCGTCGCCGGTCGTATCCGCCGGCTGCCTCGGCCTCCTCGCCGCGGCGACGGCGGCGTGGGGTTTCCTCCCCGGCCTCCGCGGGAAGCCGCTTCTTTTCGCGGGGCTCTTCCTCGCCGCCTCCGCCCTCGCCGCGTGCGTGCGCGTTGCGGAGCTGCGGGCGGGAAGGCTTTTGCGCGCCTTCCTCCTGCTTTCCCCGGCGGCCCTGGCCGTGTGGGCCATCCTCCTCACCGACTCCGAGGGGGCCTGGCTCTCCCTCGCGGCCGCCTGCGCGTTGGGGGCGCTCCTCCTCTCCGGGCGTCTCATCGCCGCCGGGGCGCTGTTTCTCGCCGTCGCCGTCCTCTTCGCCGCGCTCCTGCTCACGGGGACGCTCCCGGACGGTTTGGCGCGGAGTCTCGACGTGCGCATGGACTACTGGCGCGCGGCGGCGGCGATCTGGCGGGAGCACCCGCTCGCGGGGCTGGGGCCCGGGACGTTCGCGGGGGCCTATCCCGCCTACAGGCTTCCCGGATCCGAGGAGGGGCGGATGGCGCACAGCGCCTACCTCGGTCTCGCGGCGGAGACCGGCGCCGCGGGGCTCGCCGCGTTCCTCGCGATGGCGGGGGCGTGGCTCGTCTCCCTGCACGCGGGGGCCCGGAAGGGAGAGCCGCTCGCCGCGGCCGCCTTCGTGGCGGTCTGCGCCTTCCTCATGCACAACGCCGGGGATGTGGGCCTTACGGTGCCGGGGACGACGTTCGCCCTCTGGTACCTCGCCGGTCTCGGGGCCGGCGCGGCGACGCGCCCGGGGGAGCGGAGACGGCTCTCGCGCGCGGCGGGGGTCTCCCTCGCGGCGCTGCTCCTCGCCGCCGCCGCGGGGGGCGTCGCGCCCCGGGCGCGCGCGGAGATCCGCCGCCTCGCCGCCGAACGTCTCGCCGGCGCGGGGAGGCGCGCGGAGGCGCTCGCGGAGATGGAGAAGGCGCTCCTGGCGGAGCCCGACAACGCCGACTACTGGCTGCGCAACGCCGCGCTGGAGGCGCACCGGGGAGGCGACAGGCACGCGCTTCCCTCCTACGCGCGCGCCGCCTCCCTCGGGAGGGGGATCCCGACATACCATCTTCAGCACGCGTTCTGCCTCTGGCGCCTGTCAAAAGCGGACGCCGATCCCCGACTCGCCGCCGCGGCGATCGCCGAGCTCCAGGAGGCGGTCCGGTGCAACCCGCACGATTTCGACTACCGCCTCCTGCTGGGGCACTGGCTCGAAATCACCGGACAGGGGGAGGCGTCTCTGATAGAATACCGTCGCGGCCTCGCCCTCGTCGAGACGGCGCGCGCGAAGCCGCACCGGACGCGCCGCCACGGCCCCGCGGCGATGGAGAGACTGCAGGCGGCAATCATCGCCAAGATCGAGGAGGCGGAGCGGGAGGCGGCGCCGCCTGCCGCGGAGGGGGAGAGATGA